The DNA segment AGCAACTTCAAACATCTGTCGCGGAATAATCTCTTTCATTTTCGATGTCAGCTCACGGCCGCGTCCCTGAGCCTGATCTTTATGTACGATCAAAGAGAGGGCATCCACCCGTTCGCCATTAATCAGCACATCCAGCTTCACCAGTGGGGCCGCCTGAAAATGGGTGAATTCATATTCAAACGATGCATACCCCCGGCTGACCGACTTGAGTCGGTCGAAGAAATCCAGCACCACCTCATTCATCGGCAATTCGTAACTCAACTGAACCTGACCTGCAAGATACTGCATATTCTTCTGCGCACCACGCTTTTCAATACAAAGTGTGATCACATTGCCCAAATAGTCCTGGGGCACCAAAATCGTTGCAATGATCACGGGTTCGCGAACCTCTGCAATCATGCTCGGATCGGGTAAAGCGGCAGGATTCTCGATATGAATCAGTTCATCATTGTTTTTCAACACCTCGTACACCACTGAAGGTGCGGTGGTGATCAGATCGAGATCATATTCCCGTTCCAGACGCTCCTGGACTATCTCCATATGCAGCATGCCGAGGAATCCACAGCGGAAGCCAAATCCCAAGGCCTGTGAGGTCTCCGGCTCATAGTGCAACGCAGCATCATTGAGGCGCAGCTTCTGCAGGGCATCCCGCAAGGACTCATAATCATCTGAGCTGACAGGATAGAGACCGGAGAAAACCCGAGGGTGCATCTCCTCGAAGCCAGGCAATGGAGCCGCTGCCTGGCGATTTTCGAGGGTGATGGTATCACCGACGGGGGCACCATCGACCTCCTTGATGCCCGCAATGACAAATCCTACCTCGCCGCTTCCAAGTTGTGCCTTGGCGAGTTGCTTTGGTGTGAACACACCCACCTTTTCCACCTGGAAAACCCGCCCTGTGGACATGATGCGCATCTTGTCCTTCGGCCTGATCACGCCATTCATGACACGAATAAGCGAGATCACACCCACATAGGAGTCGAACCAGGAATCGATGATCAGGGCCTGCAAAGGTGCCTCTGCATCACCGGAGGGGGGTGGGATGGTCGCTACCAGCTGCTCTAGCAGTTGATCGATGCCAAGGCCGGTTTTGGCGCTGACCCGAATCGCATTTTCTGCATCCAGCCCGATAATCTCCTCGATCTCGTTGATAACCCGCTCGGGTTCCGCAGAAGGCAGATCGATCTTGTTCAGCACGGGCAGCACTTCCAATCCCTGCTCGATGGCGGTATAGCAGTTGGCAACACTTTGCGCTTCCACGCCCTGAGCGACGTCAACCACCAGTAACGCCCCCTCGCAGGCAGAGAGGGAACGGGATACTTCATAGGAGAAATCCACGTGGCCAGGGGTATCGATAAAATTCAGCTGATAGGTCTCACCATTTTCAGCCCGATAATCGAGGGTTACGCTCTGGGCCTTTATGGTGATGCCCCGTTCACGCTCCAGGTCCATGGAGTCACACACCTGATCCGCCATTTCCCGATCAGCCAATCCCCCGCACGTCTGGATAAATCGATCCGCAATGGTCGATTTTCCATGATCGATGTGGGCAATGATCGAGAAATTACGAATGTGTTGCAAATCAGCCATAGCGCCCTGAATATCTTATCGAAAAATAGAAACGCCCCTTCTCGGGGCGTTTCAATCGTTGCTTGATGCCGCAAACGGGCAATGATAGCAAATCAAGCGCCCTGCAAATAGCTTAGAAGTGTCGCCTGATCGAGAAAATACTCACTCAGACACCTTCCCTGGTGATCTTCCAGCAAGGGTATCCGGGTGTGATACTTCTCCCGTATGGCGGGATAGCGGTCGATGTCGACCTCGATAAGCTCAAACCTCCACTCCGTTTGCAACCGCTCTAGTTCCTGCAGCATGTCATCGCAGAGATGGCAGCCCTCTCTGTAGTAGAAGCGAAGTGAGCTCACTCTTCAGGAACGCGCAACGCCAGAAAGATCGGCCCGGTGTTGCGATGCACCAGTAAAGGTACTGTTTTATCCGCAGGTAACTCCTTGACCAGTCTATTAAAATGTTCTACACCCTCAATCTCTTGCTTGTTAATCATCATGATGATGTCACCCTGCTGAATACCGGCTTCCCGGGCAGCCTGTCCGGTGACCGATTCGACCACCACACCCCGCTGATTGGATAGACGCAGCTGCTTTCGCAGTTGAGGACTGACCGATGAGACCATCAGTCCGAGGCGGTTTTCCGAGACCTTCGGCGCCTGGTTGCTGGCCAACTCCATCTCCTCTTCCGCCGGCAGTTCTCCAATATTGACCTTGATCTCCTTGGTTTTACCGTTGCGCAGAATCTTCAACGATGCCGGCTTATCCACATTACTACTGCCTACCAACGGCGGCAGCTCCGAAGAAGTGGCAATCCGGGTTCCGTTGAACTCCAGAATCACGTCGCCTACCTGTAATCCCGCCCGTTCGGAAGGACTGTCAGGCAATACCCGTGCAATCAATGCGCCTCGAGGGTGCTGCATACCAAATCCATCGGCTAGATCGTTGGTCACATCCTGGATCAATACCCCAAGCCAACCACGGGTGACACGCCCCCGGGTCTTGAGTTGTTCGGCAACATCGATTGCCATTTCAATGGGGATGGCGAATGAGAGTCCCATAAAGCCGCCCGAACGGCTGTATATTTGCGAGTTGATACCAACCACCTTGCCATCGAGATTGAACAGAGGCCCCCCGGAATTACCTGGATTGATAGCCACATCGGTCTGGATGAAAGGCACATAGTTCTCACTTGGAAGATTGCGTCCCTTGGCGCTCACTATCCCTGCGGTGACCGAATGATCGAAACCAAAGGGCGATCCGATGGCCAATACCCATTCACCCACCCTAAGCTGTTTGGAATCCCCTATTTCCACCACCGGAAGATTCTCAGCATCGATCTTTATCAGGGCAATATCGCTACGCTCGTCTTTGCCGATCACCTCGGCGACAAACTCTCTGCGGTCATTCATGCGCACCAGGATCTGGTCCGCCGCATCCACAACATGGTTGTTGGTAAGAATATAGCCATCATCAGAAATGATGAATCCGGAGCCCAACGAGCGCTTTTCCGGCCCCTCATCAGGCATTTGAAAACCATGGTTTCCAAAAAACTTCTTCATCAGTTCTCCCAACGGACTGCCCTCGGGAAGATCTTCCAGTTCGGGAATATTGAAACGTTGCAGATTACGGCTCATGGCC comes from the Candidatus Thiodiazotropha sp. CDECU1 genome and includes:
- the lepA gene encoding translation elongation factor 4, with the protein product MADLQHIRNFSIIAHIDHGKSTIADRFIQTCGGLADREMADQVCDSMDLERERGITIKAQSVTLDYRAENGETYQLNFIDTPGHVDFSYEVSRSLSACEGALLVVDVAQGVEAQSVANCYTAIEQGLEVLPVLNKIDLPSAEPERVINEIEEIIGLDAENAIRVSAKTGLGIDQLLEQLVATIPPPSGDAEAPLQALIIDSWFDSYVGVISLIRVMNGVIRPKDKMRIMSTGRVFQVEKVGVFTPKQLAKAQLGSGEVGFVIAGIKEVDGAPVGDTITLENRQAAAPLPGFEEMHPRVFSGLYPVSSDDYESLRDALQKLRLNDAALHYEPETSQALGFGFRCGFLGMLHMEIVQERLEREYDLDLITTAPSVVYEVLKNNDELIHIENPAALPDPSMIAEVREPVIIATILVPQDYLGNVITLCIEKRGAQKNMQYLAGQVQLSYELPMNEVVLDFFDRLKSVSRGYASFEYEFTHFQAAPLVKLDVLINGERVDALSLIVHKDQAQGRGRELTSKMKEIIPRQMFEVAIQAAIGNKIIARTTVKALRKNVTAKCYGGDITRKRKLLEKQKAGKKRMKQVGKVEIPQDAFLAVLQVGKDN
- a CDS encoding glutaredoxin family protein; amino-acid sequence: MSSLRFYYREGCHLCDDMLQELERLQTEWRFELIEVDIDRYPAIREKYHTRIPLLEDHQGRCLSEYFLDQATLLSYLQGA
- a CDS encoding DegQ family serine endoprotease → MRLINIPVRIFTVVMLGLILTLPVQARELPNFADLAEENAPSVVNISTKQKAMSRNLQRFNIPELEDLPEGSPLGELMKKFFGNHGFQMPDEGPEKRSLGSGFIISDDGYILTNNHVVDAADQILVRMNDRREFVAEVIGKDERSDIALIKIDAENLPVVEIGDSKQLRVGEWVLAIGSPFGFDHSVTAGIVSAKGRNLPSENYVPFIQTDVAINPGNSGGPLFNLDGKVVGINSQIYSRSGGFMGLSFAIPIEMAIDVAEQLKTRGRVTRGWLGVLIQDVTNDLADGFGMQHPRGALIARVLPDSPSERAGLQVGDVILEFNGTRIATSSELPPLVGSSNVDKPASLKILRNGKTKEIKVNIGELPAEEEMELASNQAPKVSENRLGLMVSSVSPQLRKQLRLSNQRGVVVESVTGQAAREAGIQQGDIIMMINKQEIEGVEHFNRLVKELPADKTVPLLVHRNTGPIFLALRVPEE